One genomic window of Methanosarcina acetivorans C2A includes the following:
- a CDS encoding DUF2341 domain-containing protein → MTKPKVMNISSKYAIYILPLLLILLLACTASALPTVAHDKVQGEMYVSSTANWESKYSTNNFDVPNGTVVFARYYVGVWASSATTTSISTIFNGNAFATNPSCYSSGMGVTWIPYDVTDYVVPGEINTATINSASWGDGRQYGTTLVVVLKNENKSQIEYWIADGLDWLHYGDYVGDEVDNSFTYFNGTVDLADVQSANLYSTHLTGYNYEDFNGYSLSDPADSVSGDYFNYIRWDNVKASLVAENQTVNVGRGGDAYCSPVFHALSIAYKIPDLVPVSLTPVTVVPNTVNTMTATIENQGNKDSTSFNVSLLVDGIVVDTQTVTSLESENSTNVDFHWTLDGTANSYTLTVNVDPENAVNEGNESNNTLTALVGTTTAPIPVADFTATPTAGEVPLTVNFTDQSANSPLSWTWDFNNDGTMDSIMQNPTYTYDTPGNYTVKLTVSNGGGNDEEVKTDYIFVNYKRPIVNFTANLTKGNAPLTVQFNDTSLNSPTVWYWDFGDNTISTEQNPVHTYTAAGNYTVNLTVTNAGGSNSSIKTEYITVGSGVPIANFTANTVSGYTPLEIRFFDTSTINPTSWAWDFGDNTTSTEQNPVHTYISPGLYTVNFTVSNDYGSDIKTKANYIYAGKCKFSQNISFSAGGQAIYQQDIMIHRTSGTAYEENAGGLKIWHVYLGDSCREDYGDLRFTDATGTQLTYYLWPDYTSEEARFCVRLERADQPGRLTICYGDPGATTTSNGNATYFLFDQFDGTALDTTKWEPVQDNGISVSSGGLHISSGTGNFAEIFSRTAVPSGIILQFRIQSKTYSTSLGFGNRDYTDNGSSIGLESFSSSYNSAIYSGEAYSNLRWAPPRTWTSKSTDGDIIPDTPGGYYTEELVISPDEPLKERRDGEAWTNSTRYVGVSGTKPIQIEHYRKYGKMDLDYILARAYSSTPPSALGLGPIANFTVNMTNGNAPFTVHFTDSSKNSPATWIWDFGDNTTSTEQNPVHTYVVAGNYTVNLTVTNSYGSDTGVKTDYISVGSGVPVANFTTNKTGGNAPLTVKFTDTSTINPATWIWDFGDNTTSTEQNPVHTYVVAGNYTVNLTATNSYGSNTCVKIGYITVGSGVPVANFTANVTGGYAPLTVQFNDTSTVNPASWSWDFGDGNTSTEQHPVHTYMSAGTYTISLTVTNTYGSGTETKVDHIYAGMYEYNQQISYSASDRAVYQQDIVVHRSNGTAYEENADGLKVWHVYLGDNCRDDYGDVRFTDVTGAKLAYYLWPDYTSEQARFCVRIENTDQPGTLTICYGNPGITTTSNGNATYFLFDQFDGTVLDTTKWELVQNNGISVSSGGLHISSGTGNFAEIFSRTTVPSGIILQFRIQSKTYSTSVGFGNRDYTDNGSSIGLENYDSSYNSAIYSGEAYSNLRWAPPRTWSSKSTDGDIIPDTPDGYYTEELVISPDEPLKERRDGGTWTNSTRYVGVSGTKPIQIAHYRKYGKMDLDYILARAYSTTPLFASAFSGEQQTAAPPVASFTATPIYGFPHTIQFTDKSFNFPTEWTWDFGDGTTSPEQNPVHTYAADGNYTITLTATNEYGTDTETKDYEVVTLFAASLTVSPSSVQLNQSETQYFTAVAVDQLGNVISNTSINWSSSNETIGTIDSNGLFTANVPGKVNITASAEGVTGLAEVTVMKASPDFIVSVVTSPMYPISHNTVTATIENHGSEDASEVTANVTIAGNTTTITVPALAIGSSTTISVKDTARWHVGDLVPITVVVDPGNEIDEANETNNVYTKNATISATSQRYNGGRFSDGYDKVNNLFYAEGNVGVAVAISGNYGSQYGVSGVTLTRKFSADDLDIPAGATIKSARLYQGSTWYGDPGFNLQFNGHETQEADAKYGDCINGQYAFDVTTYLNTTGDNIAVLTSTNSLNKYAYYATVLIVVYEADSEPYRQIWVNEGSDCLLADYGADLAWGYTMFDNVSTDSLFSARTITVLESDDGDVNSINFNGESLPTIKTGGSDPTIKYFSVTDALQGGENELGVTGPSYFNFANAVLEVTQVTASEANFTANVTSGNAPLNVEFTDTSTGTPTSWTWDFGDGKNSTEQNPTHTYTAEGTYTVKLTVSNSFGSDSEEKTGYITAGSVVLAPVANFSVDQTTGTAPLSVQFTDESTNTPTSWTWEFGDGKTSTEQNPTHTYETIGTYTVKLTATNYGGSNFTIKTDYITVTSNVSAPVASFTFDENSGRVPFTVQFTDTTTGSVSSWNWDFGDGGTSNEQNPTHTYVTEGSYNVTLTATGPGGSNTITSTEPVVVSAPLTSDSYNGGIPLTNVQNGTVSGDLWYDSYYAMETSAQKAFTLPSYTDIKWARLYVDVYDGHMENNYRGNVEISIDADGDSTYELQKNETFNTTYSFPGEGGTGPVWLSDHLNRVTSDYQMWYDLTGEISGQTVNVQAITSKIDSNFDGRVKAMTLVVAYDDGDSDEVYYWVNQGHDTVNPLDTEYTGSTSFGTSTLASGWSSANLTAIYLASVDGIYSFQGTTLTSGTPQGSYYGDNTWDVSSMLTAGEYSIFTYNKQEEKYYKIPLALMSVKYAGSGPTAPTAGFSANVTEGEVPLTVLFSDESTGSPTAWVWDFGDNETSSEQSPVHTYSAAGNYTVTLTVTNAAGSDSEVKTDYIIVSESSMPEEPVAAFNANVTEGEVPLTVQFSDESTGSPTSWFWDFGDGANSTEQNPSHTYPSAGNYTVNLTVENAAGSDFELKSDYIEVSDASGSTVTLYFDPTSSSVAENESTEISIVASNFPAGLSGYNLTVAIDDPAVAEIIDIEYPTWALITENSTLPGTSIYMKTIDLEDSVKEGAADVMLATLTVSGKESGSANLSIGVKRLEDDSGDSIEPALLAGTIEVTLLSPLPDQEYAPKDLDGDGLYEDLTGNGEFSFVDIVAYFHNMDWIEENMPVEYFDFNGNGRIDFDDVVDMFGMI, encoded by the coding sequence ATGACAAAACCAAAGGTGATGAACATTAGCTCAAAATATGCTATTTATATACTCCCTCTACTGTTAATTCTACTTTTAGCCTGTACAGCTTCGGCTTTACCCACAGTAGCTCACGACAAAGTACAGGGTGAAATGTACGTCTCATCCACAGCAAACTGGGAGTCTAAATACTCTACAAACAACTTTGATGTGCCAAATGGGACAGTTGTTTTTGCGCGTTACTACGTTGGAGTTTGGGCGTCTTCTGCTACCACTACTTCAATATCCACCATATTCAATGGGAATGCATTCGCTACTAACCCTTCTTGCTATAGTTCTGGTATGGGTGTAACATGGATACCCTATGATGTCACAGATTATGTGGTTCCCGGAGAAATAAATACTGCAACAATCAACTCGGCTTCCTGGGGCGACGGCAGACAGTACGGCACTACTCTTGTAGTCGTGCTGAAAAACGAAAATAAGTCCCAGATAGAGTACTGGATTGCAGATGGTCTTGACTGGCTTCATTATGGAGATTACGTTGGAGACGAAGTGGACAACTCGTTCACATATTTTAATGGGACCGTGGACCTTGCTGATGTGCAGAGCGCAAATCTTTATTCAACCCACTTGACTGGGTATAATTACGAGGATTTCAACGGATATTCCCTTTCAGATCCTGCCGATTCGGTAAGTGGTGACTACTTCAACTATATCCGGTGGGATAATGTAAAGGCCTCTCTTGTGGCGGAGAACCAGACCGTAAACGTAGGACGGGGAGGCGATGCTTACTGTTCTCCGGTATTCCATGCACTATCAATAGCGTACAAAATACCTGACCTGGTACCGGTGAGCCTGACACCTGTTACCGTAGTTCCCAATACCGTCAACACTATGACCGCCACCATCGAAAACCAGGGCAACAAAGACTCAACTTCCTTCAATGTATCGCTTCTGGTGGACGGTATAGTAGTGGACACACAAACCGTTACCAGCCTGGAAAGTGAGAACAGCACAAACGTTGACTTCCACTGGACACTCGACGGTACTGCAAACAGCTACACATTAACCGTAAACGTAGACCCTGAAAATGCAGTGAATGAAGGGAATGAGAGCAACAATACCCTGACCGCACTGGTAGGGACGACTACAGCTCCCATTCCCGTAGCCGATTTCACCGCTACCCCAACTGCAGGCGAGGTACCACTTACGGTTAACTTTACTGATCAATCCGCGAATTCACCCCTATCATGGACCTGGGATTTCAACAACGATGGAACTATGGACAGTATCATGCAGAACCCCACCTACACTTATGATACTCCGGGTAATTACACGGTAAAGTTAACAGTATCCAATGGTGGCGGAAATGATGAGGAAGTAAAAACCGATTATATTTTTGTAAATTACAAGCGGCCAATTGTAAACTTCACGGCTAACTTAACAAAAGGTAATGCCCCGCTTACTGTCCAGTTCAATGACACTTCTCTCAATAGCCCTACCGTATGGTACTGGGACTTCGGTGACAATACAATCTCTACCGAACAGAACCCTGTACATACATACACAGCTGCTGGCAATTACACAGTGAACCTGACGGTCACAAACGCCGGAGGCAGTAACTCCAGCATAAAGACCGAATACATAACAGTCGGAAGCGGTGTGCCTATAGCAAACTTCACTGCGAACACGGTGAGCGGCTATACTCCACTTGAAATCCGGTTTTTCGACACTTCTACCATTAACCCGACTTCCTGGGCCTGGGACTTTGGAGACAATACTACATCAACAGAACAGAATCCGGTGCATACTTACATCTCTCCTGGCCTTTATACCGTGAACTTTACGGTCTCAAATGACTACGGAAGCGATATCAAGACAAAGGCAAACTACATCTATGCAGGCAAGTGCAAATTTTCTCAGAACATCTCCTTCTCTGCAGGTGGCCAGGCCATCTACCAGCAGGATATTATGATTCACCGCACTAGCGGAACAGCTTACGAAGAAAATGCAGGCGGCCTGAAGATCTGGCATGTCTACCTGGGTGATAGTTGCCGTGAAGATTATGGAGATCTCAGGTTCACCGATGCGACCGGAACCCAATTAACATACTACCTCTGGCCGGACTATACCTCAGAGGAGGCACGGTTCTGCGTGCGGCTGGAGAGAGCGGATCAGCCTGGAAGGCTGACGATCTGTTACGGAGATCCAGGAGCAACGACTACCAGCAACGGGAATGCAACATATTTCCTTTTCGACCAGTTTGATGGTACAGCATTGGATACAACAAAATGGGAACCTGTTCAGGACAATGGGATTTCCGTAAGCTCGGGTGGTCTCCATATATCTTCAGGAACCGGTAATTTTGCAGAGATCTTCTCTCGGACAGCAGTTCCTTCCGGAATAATCCTTCAATTTAGGATACAATCGAAGACATATTCTACGTCACTTGGTTTTGGAAATAGAGATTATACTGATAATGGTTCTTCAATAGGACTGGAAAGCTTTTCTTCTTCCTATAACTCTGCGATTTATTCTGGTGAAGCGTATAGCAACTTACGATGGGCTCCGCCAAGAACCTGGACCAGCAAGAGTACGGATGGAGATATTATCCCGGATACCCCGGGTGGATATTACACAGAGGAACTTGTGATTTCTCCAGATGAACCTCTTAAAGAGCGCCGCGATGGAGAGGCATGGACTAACTCGACACGATATGTTGGAGTGAGTGGTACAAAACCTATCCAGATAGAACATTATAGAAAATATGGGAAGATGGATTTGGACTACATTCTAGCACGTGCCTACAGCTCTACCCCACCATCGGCTTTGGGTCTGGGACCGATCGCTAACTTCACCGTAAACATGACGAACGGTAATGCCCCTTTTACAGTTCATTTCACCGATTCTTCCAAAAACAGTCCAGCTACATGGATCTGGGACTTCGGAGACAATACAACATCAACCGAACAGAACCCGGTGCACACCTATGTAGTAGCCGGTAATTACACGGTGAACCTAACAGTAACGAACAGTTATGGTAGTGACACCGGTGTGAAGACAGATTACATATCGGTTGGTAGTGGTGTGCCAGTTGCGAATTTTACGACAAACAAGACAGGTGGTAATGCTCCTCTCACGGTCAAGTTCACTGACACCTCGACAATTAACCCAGCTACATGGATCTGGGACTTCGGAGACAATACAACATCAACCGAACAGAACCCGGTGCATACCTATGTAGTAGCCGGTAATTACACGGTGAACCTGACAGCCACGAATAGCTACGGCAGCAACACCTGTGTGAAGATTGGCTACATCACAGTAGGCAGCGGTGTACCGGTGGCAAACTTCACCGCGAACGTGACGGGTGGTTATGCCCCGCTGACGGTCCAGTTCAACGACACCTCGACTGTTAACCCTGCATCCTGGTCCTGGGACTTCGGTGACGGGAATACTTCCACCGAACAGCACCCAGTTCACACCTACATGAGCGCCGGCACCTACACGATCAGCCTCACGGTCACGAATACCTATGGCAGCGGCACTGAGACAAAAGTTGACCACATCTATGCAGGCATGTACGAATACAATCAGCAGATTTCCTATTCTGCGAGTGACAGGGCAGTATACCAGCAGGATATTGTGGTCCACCGCAGCAACGGAACGGCTTACGAGGAAAATGCGGATGGTCTGAAGGTCTGGCATGTCTACCTCGGTGATAATTGTCGGGATGATTACGGAGATGTGCGATTCACTGATGTCACCGGGGCCAAATTAGCATACTACCTCTGGCCGGACTATACCTCAGAGCAGGCACGTTTCTGTGTACGGATAGAGAACACAGATCAGCCTGGAACACTGACGATCTGTTACGGGAATCCAGGAATAACTACGACCAGCAACGGGAATGCAACATATTTCCTTTTCGACCAATTTGATGGTACAGTATTGGATACAACAAAGTGGGAACTCGTTCAGAACAATGGGATTTCCGTAAGCTCAGGTGGTCTCCACATATCTTCCGGAACCGGTAATTTTGCAGAGATCTTCTCTCGGACAACAGTTCCTTCCGGAATAATCCTTCAATTTAGAATACAATCAAAGACATATTCTACATCAGTTGGTTTTGGAAATAGAGATTATACTGATAATGGTTCTTCAATAGGACTGGAAAATTATGATTCTTCCTATAACTCTGCGATTTACTCTGGTGAAGCGTATAGCAACTTACGATGGGCTCCACCAAGAACCTGGTCCAGCAAGAGTACAGATGGAGATATTATCCCGGATACCCCAGATGGATATTACACAGAGGAACTTGTGATTTCTCCAGATGAACCTCTTAAAGAGCGCCGGGATGGAGGGACATGGACCAACTCGACACGATATGTTGGAGTGAGTGGTACAAAACCTATCCAGATAGCACATTATAGAAAATATGGGAAGATGGATTTGGACTACATTTTAGCACGTGCCTACAGCACCACACCGCTATTTGCCTCCGCTTTCAGTGGGGAGCAGCAGACTGCTGCACCGCCCGTCGCCTCTTTCACCGCAACTCCAATCTATGGTTTTCCGCATACTATCCAGTTTACTGATAAGTCTTTCAATTTCCCGACTGAGTGGACCTGGGATTTCGGAGACGGTACCACTTCCCCTGAGCAGAACCCTGTGCACACCTATGCCGCGGACGGGAACTACACGATTACTCTCACGGCGACCAATGAGTACGGCACCGACACTGAGACAAAGGACTACGAAGTTGTGACCCTGTTCGCTGCCTCTCTCACAGTTTCCCCCTCCTCGGTCCAGCTTAACCAGAGTGAGACACAGTACTTTACGGCAGTTGCAGTAGACCAGCTGGGAAATGTGATCAGTAATACCTCAATCAACTGGTCGAGCAGTAATGAAACTATCGGCACTATTGATTCCAACGGGCTGTTCACAGCTAATGTTCCTGGTAAGGTCAACATTACCGCTTCAGCAGAGGGAGTCACCGGATTGGCAGAAGTAACAGTGATGAAGGCATCTCCTGACTTCATAGTATCCGTTGTCACTTCCCCAATGTATCCGATCTCCCACAACACAGTTACTGCAACCATTGAAAACCATGGTAGTGAAGATGCCAGTGAGGTTACTGCCAATGTTACGATTGCCGGAAACACAACAACCATTACAGTACCGGCGCTTGCTATCGGAAGTTCCACCACAATCAGTGTCAAAGACACAGCTCGCTGGCATGTCGGAGACCTCGTTCCAATCACAGTCGTGGTCGATCCAGGAAATGAGATAGACGAGGCCAACGAGACAAACAACGTATACACTAAAAATGCGACCATATCCGCAACCAGCCAGAGATATAACGGCGGCCGATTCTCTGACGGGTATGATAAAGTCAATAACTTGTTCTATGCAGAAGGCAATGTTGGGGTGGCTGTCGCCATATCAGGCAATTACGGATCCCAATACGGTGTATCTGGAGTCACCCTGACCAGGAAATTCTCTGCAGATGATCTTGATATCCCCGCCGGTGCGACCATAAAGTCGGCCCGGCTATACCAGGGTTCGACGTGGTATGGAGATCCAGGGTTCAATCTCCAGTTCAACGGTCATGAGACCCAGGAAGCTGATGCAAAATACGGAGACTGCATCAATGGCCAGTATGCCTTCGATGTAACCACATACCTGAACACAACCGGCGACAACATAGCAGTTCTCACTTCCACGAATTCTTTAAATAAATATGCTTACTACGCCACTGTCCTCATTGTGGTCTACGAGGCCGACAGCGAACCTTATCGCCAGATATGGGTGAACGAAGGCAGCGACTGCCTGCTCGCCGATTACGGTGCCGATCTTGCCTGGGGATATACAATGTTTGACAACGTAAGCACCGACAGCCTATTCTCAGCCAGGACCATTACTGTCCTCGAATCAGACGACGGCGATGTCAACTCCATAAACTTCAATGGAGAATCTCTTCCTACAATAAAAACAGGCGGATCGGACCCGACTATCAAGTACTTCAGCGTCACAGACGCCCTTCAGGGAGGGGAGAATGAACTTGGAGTCACCGGTCCCAGCTACTTTAATTTCGCCAACGCTGTTCTTGAAGTCACCCAGGTGACCGCCTCTGAAGCCAACTTCACAGCAAATGTTACGAGTGGAAACGCTCCGTTAAACGTGGAGTTCACTGACACCTCTACCGGCACCCCGACCAGCTGGACCTGGGACTTCGGAGACGGGAAAAACTCCACTGAGCAAAATCCGACCCACACCTACACGGCCGAAGGAACCTATACAGTGAAACTCACGGTCTCGAACTCGTTCGGAAGCGATTCTGAAGAGAAAACCGGATACATAACAGCGGGCTCAGTTGTTCTTGCTCCTGTAGCAAATTTCAGTGTAGATCAAACAACAGGAACAGCACCTCTCTCAGTCCAGTTTACGGACGAATCCACAAACACTCCAACCTCATGGACTTGGGAATTCGGAGACGGAAAAACCTCTACAGAGCAAAATCCGACTCATACATATGAAACCATAGGCACATACACCGTAAAACTCACTGCCACAAATTATGGTGGAAGCAATTTCACAATAAAAACTGATTACATAACCGTGACTTCGAACGTTTCAGCACCTGTAGCAAGTTTTACTTTCGATGAAAATTCAGGTAGGGTACCTTTCACAGTTCAGTTCACGGACACTACAACCGGCAGTGTAAGCAGCTGGAATTGGGACTTTGGAGACGGTGGTACTTCTAACGAACAGAACCCGACCCACACATACGTTACAGAAGGAAGTTACAATGTCACTCTGACTGCCACAGGACCGGGAGGCAGTAACACAATAACTTCTACTGAACCTGTTGTTGTCAGTGCACCACTAACTTCAGACAGCTACAACGGCGGCATCCCCCTGACAAACGTCCAGAATGGAACGGTTTCAGGTGATCTCTGGTACGACTCATATTACGCTATGGAGACATCTGCTCAAAAAGCGTTTACTCTGCCTTCATATACTGATATTAAGTGGGCCAGACTCTACGTTGATGTTTATGATGGACACATGGAAAACAATTACAGAGGAAACGTGGAAATCAGTATTGATGCCGATGGCGACAGCACCTACGAACTCCAGAAGAACGAGACTTTCAACACCACATACTCGTTCCCCGGAGAAGGTGGAACAGGTCCTGTCTGGTTAAGCGACCATTTGAACCGTGTTACAAGTGACTATCAGATGTGGTATGACCTTACTGGTGAAATCAGCGGGCAAACCGTGAACGTGCAAGCCATAACCTCAAAGATAGATTCTAATTTTGACGGCAGGGTTAAGGCAATGACGCTGGTTGTTGCGTACGATGACGGCGATTCCGATGAGGTTTATTACTGGGTCAACCAGGGCCATGATACTGTCAACCCGCTGGATACGGAATATACCGGTTCGACTTCATTTGGTACTTCTACGCTCGCAAGCGGCTGGAGTTCTGCAAATCTCACTGCGATCTACCTTGCCAGTGTGGATGGAATCTATTCTTTCCAGGGTACAACCCTGACCTCAGGGACACCACAGGGTAGCTACTATGGAGACAATACCTGGGACGTGAGTTCCATGCTCACGGCCGGAGAATACAGTATTTTTACCTACAACAAACAGGAAGAAAAGTACTACAAGATCCCACTGGCTCTCATGAGTGTAAAATATGCAGGATCCGGGCCGACGGCTCCAACTGCAGGCTTCAGCGCAAATGTAACTGAAGGTGAAGTTCCTCTGACTGTCCTGTTCTCCGACGAATCAACAGGTTCACCTACTGCCTGGGTATGGGACTTCGGAGACAACGAAACTTCATCGGAACAGAGTCCAGTGCATACTTATTCTGCAGCAGGTAACTATACCGTGACCCTCACAGTTACAAATGCAGCTGGGAGCGATTCCGAGGTGAAGACTGATTATATTATTGTATCAGAATCTTCTATGCCTGAAGAACCCGTTGCTGCTTTCAATGCAAATGTAACTGAAGGTGAAGTTCCTCTGACTGTCCAGTTCAGTGATGAATCTACTGGATCTCCAACATCCTGGTTCTGGGACTTCGGGGATGGAGCAAACAGTACTGAGCAGAACCCCTCTCACACGTACCCATCAGCAGGTAACTATACCGTAAATCTGACTGTGGAAAATGCTGCTGGCTCTGACTTTGAGCTGAAATCGGATTACATCGAAGTTTCCGATGCTTCCGGGTCAACCGTTACACTCTATTTCGATCCGACAAGTTCCTCAGTTGCAGAAAACGAATCTACTGAAATAAGTATCGTTGCCAGCAATTTCCCTGCAGGTCTTTCAGGCTACAACCTGACCGTTGCTATCGACGATCCGGCTGTTGCCGAGATAATCGACATCGAGTACCCGACCTGGGCTCTGATTACTGAGAACTCTACCCTGCCCGGGACTTCTATCTACATGAAGACTATTGACCTGGAAGATTCCGTTAAGGAAGGGGCAGCAGATGTTATGCTTGCCACTCTCACGGTTTCTGGAAAGGAATCTGGTTCAGCGAATCTTTCTATAGGAGTTAAACGCCTGGAGGACGATTCCGGAGACTCTATCGAACCAGCTCTCCTGGCAGGGACAATTGAAGTGACACTTCTGTCTCCCCTTCCTGATCAGGAATATGCTCCTAAAGATCTCGATGGAGACGGACTCTATGAAGACCTTACCGGAAACGGGGAGTTCAGTTTCGTAGATATAGTGGCGTACTTCCACAACATGGACTGGATAGAGGAAAACATGCCGGTGGAGTATTTTGACTTCAACGGGAATGGGAGGATAGACTTTGATGATGTTGTGGATATGTTTGGAATGATCTGA